The genomic window CGCTTGGCCCTTCACCTGCACCTATTCCTCCTCCAGTCATACAACGGACATTGGACGGCAAGACATCACCTGTGATGTTGTCCTCGACATCAGAGGGCGAGGTGCCTTCACATACCAATGATTACTCTTCACACCCGTCTGCACCTCCTCCGCCACCTATCTCACGTAAATCCTCTCCAGCTCCGGTTTCAGCTCCAACTCCAGCTCCTGCTCCAACTTCAGCTCCAGCTCCAGTCGTTTCCGGCCCTCCTCCCATAAACAGAGCACACAAACCTCCTCCACGGACTACAGCCAGCCCCGCACCCATCTCTCGTCCCGAATCAAATGTCCCCACACCCAACACCACACCTCCTATACCAGGTAACAAACCCATCATCCCACCTCGCAGCTCTAGTGCTCCTGAACCTACAGCGCCCCCTCCACCACCCGAGCGCCCTCAACCGCCTCAGCTCCCTGTTCGTCGACCGACCATTTCTTCGCCAGAAACGCTTGAGCCCAGCACCGCATCTGTTGTCTCTCCACCTGCACTCGCTAGTACTCCATTACTACCTACAATCCATGACAATACTGCCCCTGTTCCTGCGCCTGCTCCTGTCACAGCCGCTGCTACTTCGCCTGCTACTGCTCCCCCGCCGTTGCCCCTTCGGTCGAGAGCTAATACGGTCAGCCGATCCGAAAGTGAATCAAGCGCAACCGCCGCAGGtccacctcctccccctTTGCCGGCTCGACACGCCTATGCTGCTCCTGCCCCTGCTGGATCTACCTCTTCCAGCGCTAACGGAAGTGGCAATACCACCATGAACCCACCCCCACCCCCTCCTCCGGCACATCCGGCATCCCCATCCAAGACCCGTTCCAACTCGGGCGgtccacctccacctcttcttcggAGTGCTACTCTTAACCGAGGCAGCAGCGCCGGTAGCGGGAATGGGAGtgttggtggtggtggtggtggctCCCCTCCTCGTCGATCCAACACCATTACTCGCAAGGGCTCTGTTACCCAAGAAAAGTACTCTGCATCAGCTATAAGTCTTAGTCTAGGTGAAAAAGAAGTATATTCagacgaagatgatgagccTGAAGAGCCTGGAGCGGTTACCAACCTGTCCGCCCAGGCGAAAAGGATGCTGGACGAGTACCCGGATATGACGGAAGCCAACCGTCGCCCACCGGCGTTCGTCCCCGACATTCGTATCAAGGAATGCCACCATGTTTCGGCTTTTGCTGTTCATGGCCGATACGTATGCACGGGCGCGCATCATGTACGAGTTTACGATACCCAGTTGTCGGATCACGCGATCAGTGTGGTAGACTTGAAGGAAACGGGGTTGGAGAGTAGGGGGAAGGACCCGAAAGTGACGGCAATGTGTTTCCGTCCGGGCGCGAcggagaaagaggaggggAGGTATCTCTGGTGCGGCACGAAGGATGGGCATCTGTGGGAACTTGATATTTCTACCGGAGAAGTGACCAGCACCAAGCCGTTTGTGCATACGTCTTCCATCAGCTATATCTGGCGGCATCGCAAGAATATCATTTCATTGGATGAAGGTGGCAAATTACTCGTGTTTGATGTAGGCGATGTAGAAGGAAGACCACCGACCATGGCGAGATCATTACGGATCGGCGATAAATTCGGGTTCGCCAAATTCCTCTGTGGGAAACTGTGGACATCAAGCGGTCCACTTACGCGGTCGACTACATCGTCCGCTACTTCCAAGGGCCCTACCGTCCGGATATACGATCCATGCTCACCGGGGCAGATGCCCCCGCCTAAGACGATTTTCGCATCCGAATGGGCTGGCGCCGTCACGTCGGCGACTCACATGCCTCTACACCGAGATACCATCTTTCTCGGCCATGAAGGCGGGTTTGTCAGTGTGTGGGATGGGAAAGAGTTGGTTTGTAAGCAGGTGCTGAAGATTAGTTCGACAGATGTGCTCGCTTTGGAGGGTGTAGGAGAGTATTTATGGACCGGTAATAGGAAAGGGCAGATTCATGTGTTTGATGTAAAAGAACAACCATGGTTGGCGACGAATATATGGATTGGGCATCCGTAAGTTCAATAAATGCTTTTAATaggaaaaaaaaaggggaaaaagGTGTGCTGATGGACTTGATAGTGATAATCCTGTGCAATCGTTGGTGGTTGACCCATACTCCATTCAAGCTGCGGGCAGATATACGTGTTGGTCTTTTGCCCGGGATGCAGTACGAGCATGGGACGGTCTTCTCTCTGTCGACTGGATCGGTAAGCCTTATTTCCCGAATCTTTGACTGTTTTGTCCATGTCTACTAATCTCCACACCTTTGTTTTGCACTTTGCTTTGTTTCCAGACAAACAACTCACTGCACGTCAATCATCGTTCTGTACATTCCGCCCCGTCAACGTTTTGATCTGTACATGGAACATTGACTCTGCCAAACCTACTGATCTGAATGGATCAGTCGCCAACGCCCGTTTCTTGGAAGATGTGCTGAGGTCTGTGGATTCACCGGATATTATCGTGTTTGGTTTCCAAGAAGTCATCCCGTTGACTGATAAAAAATATACTGCCAGTACGTCctcccctctctctctctctccacCAATCCTTCATCCATGTTTGGTAATGGACAGATGGAGCAATTTCGCTGATCATTAATTATTTTGAACGCCTTAATAGAGACACTTCTTTTCGGAAACAAATCCAAAGATGGTGGGGCATCAGCAGACAAGATATCGCACGCCTATCGACACTGGTTAGAAAAGCTTCAATCAGCAGTCAAGATGGCTTTCCCTTCAGATTGTCCTTATGTCAAGATCCATTCAGAGAGTCTTGTAGGCTTGTTCACGTGTATCTTTGTGAAACAATCAGAGAAGGATTTCTTACGAGATCTTGATATTACCACTGTCAAGCGGTAAGTCCCTTTGTGTTGGAATGATCGGAAAGCTGATTTCGAGATTTTTGCAAAAAATAGAGGTATAGGTGGGATATACGGCAACAAGGGAGCTATCGTCTCTCGTTTCGTGGTAGATGACACATCCATCTGTTTTATCAACGTTCACCTCGCTGCAGGCCAATCTCAAAAAGCTTCAAGAAATGCGGACCTCGCAGGAATTCTTGAAGATAAAGCCATCTTTCCCCCCGCAGACGAATTGCCGTTCGTTCATGGAGGGTGTGGAACGGGGATTTTAGATCATGAGATGGTGTTTTTGAATGGTGATTTGAATGTGAGTTTTACCTTGGCGTTCTTTTCTCGCGAATTAGGGAGATTCTTATTTAATGTGTGGGACTGACGGGTTTTGTGTAGTATCGCATTGATCAAAGGCGTGAGAATGTCATCTCGTCTATTGCCAATGGTGAACTAGCCTATCTTCTTGAGCATGATCAACTGCGTAAAGAGATGAGGACGAACCATGCTTTCAGACTGAGAAACTTTGCAGAGGCACCCATCACGTTTGCGCCGACTTACAAGTACGACCCGGGCACGCACGACTATGATTCCAGTGAGAAGAGGCGTATTCCAGCTTGGTACATTTCTCACATGATTTTTGATTGGGACATTGAACTGACCAGAGGGCGGGAAAATAGGTGTGATAGGATTCTGTACAAGAAATCGCCACGAGTACATGCCCTCAATTATCAACGTTACGAACCTACCGTTTCCGATCACCGACCGGTCTCCGCTGGATATACAGTAACTCTGAAAGCGATCGATTCgttgaagatgatggacGTGAGGCGGGAAGTTGCCGGAGAATGGGCGGAGCGAGAAAAAGAGTTACTGGAGAAGATGCAAGAGGTGTTTGACGGTATTGAATGATATCGAATGATAGTTGTTGGGGGTTCGGTATCATATGTAGCTCTAGATTTACTCAACGGACGATTTTATGCATGTGTGGGTTGTATATAAGGGAAGATGTGCGTGATGAGTTTTTACGGTATACGTAATTAGCGATTCGGGAGTTAGCCAGCGCACATCACATAATTAATTTTGTTTGTTCGTCATGTCGCCTCGACGCGACAACCGACCACAACAACGAAGAATGGCTGAGCAACACTGCTCAGCACTCGATTCTTTTTACCATGGCCCATAATTTATCTGCCCAACTTGGCCCATCCATCTCTCCACCACCGCCAGTGGCGCCTTCGCGCGATTCTACATTAGAAAGCGCAGGGCAAGCAGCTGATATTTTCGATCTCTACGGTGCGAATGAGGAGAGTATGGGAGACAGCTGGGAAGGTCCTACGGATGCGCTGCACGAAGGTAGAGACGCTGCGCAGCAAGAACAGCTAGGTCCAATCTCAGAAACCACACCCAATATTAACATCATCACCTCTCCTCCTGCTCCACCATCCCCTTCCCACTCCCAATCTCCCACTCATTCTCGACCCCATACCCCTATCAAACATCGTTTTCCAAGCATCAGATCCACTCGGACGGACTCCACTACCAACTCGCCCGTACCATATAACGATATTCAAAGATTGAGCCCGGCGAATACAAGCAGCAAGCGAGGATCCATGAGCACGGAGATTTTCAGTGGGACAGATGGGACGAGGAGTCAGACGAGCATTGCGGCTTCATCGAGGTATCcaggagaggaagaagatgcaTTTCATGTACGATCTACCTGTACGTCGAGCCTTTCCACTTGTACTTGTCAAGATATTGATTTGTTTCCTTTCTACAGACGCAAGATTAGGCGGCGAAGGTGTCCATGGGGACGGATGGGATCAAGGCGTGGAGAGGACGAGAGGTGGGCCGACAATGGCTGATAAACGCGTGACTGTATTCCCTGCAGCCAAAGCTGGCGATATaggagaaaaggagagacAATTTCTTGCCAGCCTTGATCGGTGAGAGCAGCTCATCTAACACCATCGTCTCCTTACAATAAATAACTGACCCGACAAAATCAGCTACGGCTTTGTCAATGACCCGCATCGTAACCGCCCCGAATCCCGTGTAGCCTCCATTCCCTCCGCATCCCTCATCAAGATTCCCAAAATGCCCACCACTTCACCTCTATCAGGGAATCCCCCTGTTCAACCGAATCACAGTTTTAACCCCTCATCAGATCCTGGACCAGCTCCCAAGCCTCCAAAGAGTCCGAGGACAGACTCAGACGCTGAAGTGAAAGcaaagaggaaagaaagcGAGAGAGTGATGAAGTgggggaagatgatgaaggtAAAGCGGAGAGACGGTGGAGGAAATATCATTGAATGGCAGTGGAGCCGAGATGGCCAAGGAGCCAAAGTGAGTTTGATTTCCCTCTTTTCCAAGACAAAACCATGCAGAATCTCACGAAGCGTATAAAAGTTACCAAATAGGGTATATAAAGGCATACCCGATAGGTGGCGTATGGCGGCTTGGTGGACACTCGCAGAGGAACAAGCTCAAAAATGGAACGGCAAGGGCAAAGGCAAATCCACTCTGCAAGAACTGACAGGCGACTATATCGTGCGTTAACGCTCCcccctcttttcctctccGCTGAGAATGGCGAATATGTCTGACTGCAGTGCTTTTAGGAAGCCGTCCATCTACCATCTACTTTTGACGTCCAAATCGACCTCGATGTACCACGGACTATAAGCGGTCATACCTTGTTTATCACACGCTACGGTACTGGTCAAAGGAATTTGTGGCATGTGCTTCATGCGTTTAGTCAACTATGTCCCACATGTGGATACGTACAAGGGATGGGGCCGATAGCAGCTACTTTGCTATGTTATTATGATCCAGAAGTAAGTTTGTTGGTCCCCTTTTTTCCGCAGTGTAGACGACGTTGACACTTGACGCTGACGTGCATGCAAAAGAGAGCGTACAGTTTGATGGTTCGTCTACATGACGTTTACGGAATGCACGAGATTTTCGAACCGGGGTTTCCGGGCTTGCTGGAGGCGTTCTACGTCCAAGAACGATTGATGAACTGGCTTATACCTGACGTCTATCAATCTTTCGTACGTCTCTCTTTTATCTTTCCCCCTTGCACCTCCCTCTGCCCATTCATTGACTGAAtctttcttttcatcttttAATAGCAACGAAATATGATTTCTACCACGGCATGGGGTACCAAATGGTACATCACCCTCTTCGTTAACACCGTTCCCTTTTCACAGCAACTCCGAATATGGGATGTCTTGTGGATGGAAGGGAGGGACACTATTATAATCACTAGTCTTGCCATCTTGTGGTCATTTAGGGGTACGTTAAtttcccttttcctctcaTTTACTCTCTAGCCCCCTGGCTGAATGATCATGGCTGACTTGATGACCTGAATAAGATCTTCTTGCCGCCCCAAACGCATCTTTTGAATCAATCCTTTCCCTGTTATCTTCCTACTTTGTCCCCGAGGACGAAGACGTGTTCATGCAATGGATCAAAAAGGTGTTGAGTCAAAAGAAAGTGAGAGGgaagatggatggatggagGGTAGAGTGGAAGGGGCtggtggaagagggaaagagtGGGAGTGCTTTGTTATAATGGTGGAGAGTAATGATCTACGAATAGCTTGGTAGAGTACATTCACATTGTAATTACGTTTTCTAATGTCATGAAATATAATTATTGAAAGGGTGGCTGTCAAATAACAAGGCCCAATATTGCTCGTAATCTTGTGTTTACTAAGAAACAGATATTTAACTAATGCAACTATCACGTTCGTTAGCGTCCCTGACGGATCTCTAGATCTCTACTTCCTAGTGCCACGCACCATGCCTCCACGTAGGCACCTTGCCCACACTTACTCGTAAACTCCAACACGACAGTCCTTTTAACTCAGACAAAGGTCGAGCAAGTGAGGAAGAAACGGTCAGGAAACTATTCCTACCTCATTGCAACATACATCTTTGTTGCCACTctcctttcttttctctttcaaCTAATACCTCACAACCTTGCTCGAAAGTCACCTTACTATCGGGAGCCATAATGGTTGATTATTTCCGAGAGGGCGCAATACGGTGGCATTGTGGCACGAGGCCCGAGCTATTCCAACAGGTATTCCCATACTCTTGTGTGTGTGGCAGAAGGCTCGAGCGTACGAGGGTGCGTGGCGTGGCGTATtgcttccttcttccattctcttcatccttgaTCTGTTCTTCAAATATGCGCTCAGCCTCAAACATGAGAAGGGGATTAGACACACCGTCGGAGATGTCCCATACAAATATCCGTACACACGTCTTATCAACCACTAGATCATCCGCACGCATCCTCAAACCCTGAAAGAAAGGAGATCAAGTATAGGATTTATGATCAATAACCTCACCAAAGTTCACCCAATAGAGCTAGGAGGGTTCAGGATAGAAATCAGGTTGAAATCTCGGACTTTAAACCAGACCCGAGTAACAGCAAGGAGCCTCCCCTTCTTCAGCATCGACAGCTGGTTGAATCCAACGGAGGACGAGATAAAGCCCTTCAAGCTGGAAGCAATGGCGATCACCAAGGACCAAGGAGGACTTACTCCGAAATGCCGTCCAAATGCTGGCCATCGCAATTCTAGGGACATTTAGTCAGGTGCAAACCAAGGCAAGGTTTCGCGTTACCGCCAACAAGTTGTTACGGATCTTTTCGCAGCCTTGGATTGGAACCCTGGGAGGAGAGGGCTCACCGGTTCAAACAAGTCTGGGCCTGGTGGCGAGAACCGGATGCTGGAGGCAAAAGGACTGCCTGGGAAACCATTCTGGGCCATTTGACAGCCAAATACTCCACCAGTGCTTCGCTCCGCAGGCTGTTTGAGGCCGTACAGCAACATATTGTAAATGGCGTGTTGCCGTGCCAAAAGAATGGCCGCGGCGTGTACCAAGCATACGCCGACAAGTCCCGATCCCGTCTTAGGTGCAATGATCGAACTTGCCGGCACATTCTATCACAATTTCAAGTCTTGGAGTACTTTActcaacttcttcttcaagccGCTATTCCAAGTACTGTGATAGTTTTGCGCCCTGCCATTTTCGCTTACCGAGTCCCTTGTAATAATCCCACCACTACAGATCATAATCCAGCGAGTCAACTTCAAGGTGCTCCTTCAACAGGATCCGTGGTATGTCAATTTCTATATATCCAAATACAACTTGATATTTATCAGTTTCACAGGCTCCTCTCTCAGCCGCAAGATTATACGATGTACGAGACTTGCACGAGACGTCATTCGTATATGAGAACATACGTCCAACTGAACCCCACCTCCAAGTCCGAGGACATTATCAGTCAACTCAAT from Cryptococcus gattii WM276 chromosome E, complete sequence includes these protein-coding regions:
- a CDS encoding GTPase activating protein, putative (Similar to TIGR gene model, INSD accession AAW43777.1) — encoded protein: MAHNLSAQLGPSISPPPPVAPSRDSTLESAGQAADIFDLYGANEESMGDSWEGPTDALHEGRDAAQQEQLGPISETTPNINIITSPPAPPSPSHSQSPTHSRPHTPIKHRFPSIRSTRTDSTTNSPVPYNDIQRLSPANTSSKRGSMSTEIFSGTDGTRSQTSIAASSRYPGEEEDAFHVRSTYARLGGEGVHGDGWDQGVERTRGGPTMADKRVTVFPAAKAGDIGEKERQFLASLDRYGFVNDPHRNRPESRVASIPSASLIKIPKMPTTSPLSGNPPVQPNHSFNPSSDPGPAPKPPKSPRTDSDAEVKAKRKESERVMKWGKMMKVKRRDGGGNIIEWQWSRDGQGAKLPNRVYKGIPDRWRMAAWWTLAEEQAQKWNGKGKGKSTLQELTGDYIEAVHLPSTFDVQIDLDVPRTISGHTLFITRYGTGQRNLWHVLHAFSQLCPTCGYVQGMGPIAATLLCYYDPERAYSLMVRLHDVYGMHEIFEPGFPGLLEAFYVQERLMNWLIPDVYQSFQRNMISTTAWGTKWYITLFVNTVPFSQQLRIWDVLWMEGRDTIIITSLAILWSFRDLLAAPNASFESILSLLSSYFVPEDEDVFMQWIKKVLSQKKVRGKMDGWRVEWKGLVEEGKSGSALL
- a CDS encoding uncharacterized protein (Similar to TIGR gene model, INSD accession AAW43775.1) — encoded protein: MASPPHENDGERPQSIAALRSKFESLAVAGGHAAPAEALPATDDHAAVSSIRNGLLSPRPETGVDGRKAKARSDSHLKLSDTVSSSPTATSPALAPAAAPLPRSAPSVPSKPPSVAVTPSGSDGDEDEPVITSVKALRAKFSGQPQTGEAASRKPVDVPTTAPPVPVVKAAPLHDSPVSSLGPSPAPIPPPVIQRTLDGKTSPVMLSSTSEGEVPSHTNDYSSHPSAPPPPPISRKSSPAPVSAPTPAPAPTSAPAPVVSGPPPINRAHKPPPRTTASPAPISRPESNVPTPNTTPPIPGNKPIIPPRSSSAPEPTAPPPPPERPQPPQLPVRRPTISSPETLEPSTASVVSPPALASTPLLPTIHDNTAPVPAPAPVTAAATSPATAPPPLPLRSRANTVSRSESESSATAAGPPPPPLPARHAYAAPAPAGSTSSSANGSGNTTMNPPPPPPPAHPASPSKTRSNSGGPPPPLLRSATLNRGSSAGSGNGSVGGGGGGSPPRRSNTITRKGSVTQEKYSASAISLSLGEKEVYSDEDDEPEEPGAVTNLSAQAKRMLDEYPDMTEANRRPPAFVPDIRIKECHHVSAFAVHGRYVCTGAHHVRVYDTQLSDHAISVVDLKETGLESRGKDPKVTAMCFRPGATEKEEGRYLWCGTKDGHLWELDISTGEVTSTKPFVHTSSISYIWRHRKNIISLDEGGKLLVFDVGDVEGRPPTMARSLRIGDKFGFAKFLCGKLWTSSGPLTRSTTSSATSKGPTVRIYDPCSPGQMPPPKTIFASEWAGAVTSATHMPLHRDTIFLGHEGGFVSVWDGKELVCKQVLKISSTDVLALEGVGEYLWTGNRKGQIHVFDVKEQPWLATNIWIGHPDNPVQSLVVDPYSIQAAGRYTCWSFARDAVRAWDGLLSVDWIDKQLTARQSSFCTFRPVNVLICTWNIDSAKPTDLNGSVANARFLEDVLRSVDSPDIIVFGFQEVIPLTDKKYTAKTLLFGNKSKDGGASADKISHAYRHWLEKLQSAVKMAFPSDCPYVKIHSESLVGLFTCIFVKQSEKDFLRDLDITTVKRGIGGIYGNKGAIVSRFVVDDTSICFINVHLAAGQSQKASRNADLAGILEDKAIFPPADELPFVHGGCGTGILDHEMVFLNGDLNYRIDQRRENVISSIANGELAYLLEHDQLRKEMRTNHAFRLRNFAEAPITFAPTYKYDPGTHDYDSSEKRRIPAWCDRILYKKSPRVHALNYQRYEPTVSDHRPVSAGYTVTLKAIDSLKMMDVRREVAGEWAEREKELLEKMQEVFDGIE